The stretch of DNA CGCAGCGCACCGCGACGGTCCTCGATCGGGCGCGGAGCGGTTACGATCGGTCATTACCGAGCTGATTTCGTTCTTGCTATGTTCTCAGCCAGCATCTAGTTTTAGTCGATGAAACAGGCCCGTCCGGTTCGTGGTGCGACGCTCAACGGCGAGAGCCGACGGTTTAACCTGCCGCAGACCGAGGCGGATGGCGACTGGCTCGACATGCGCGAGGGGATCGACGGGATCGCGCCGAAACTGCGGACGACGGTGACGGTCGAGACTCCGCGGACGATCATCAGCCGCAACGCGTCGCCCGACGTGCCGTTCGAACGCTCGATCAATCCGTACCGGGGATGCGAGCATGGCTGCATCTATTGCTTCGCGCGGCCGAGCCATGCGTTTCACGACCTGTCGCCGGGGCTGGATTTCGAGAGCAAGCTGTTCGCAAAGCCCTCCGCCGCGGCGCTGTTGCGCGCCGAACTGTCGAAGCCGGGCTATGCGGTCGCGCCGATGGCACTGGGGACGAACACCGATCCGTATCAGCCGATCGAGAGCGACTGGCGGATCACGCGCGGGATCATCGAGGTGCTCAGCGAGACGGATCATCCGCTGACGATCACGACCAAGTCGGACCGGGTGGTGCGCGATCTCGACCTGCTGGCGCCGATGGCGGCAAAGGGACTGGCGGCGGTGGCGATGTCGATCACGTCGCTCGATCCCAAGGTCGCATCGACAGTCGAGCCGCGCGCGCCGCATCCCGAGCGGCGGCTGGCGGCGGTGCGGAAGCTCGCCGATGCGGGGGTGCCGGTGTACGTGTCGATTGCGCCGGTGATCCCGGCGATCACCGACCACGAGATCGAACATCTGATCGCGCGCGCGGCGGAGGCTGGGGCGACGCGGGCGTTCTTTATCCCGGTCAGGTTGCCGCACGAGGTGGCGCCGCTGTTCCGCGCCTGGCTCGACGAGCATTTTCCGGACCGCGCGGGGAAGGTGATGGCGACGATCGCTTCGCTGCGCGGGGGCAAGGATAACGATCCGAACTTCTTCACGCGGATGCAGGGGCAAGGGCCTTGGGCGGACTTGCTGGGGACGCGGTTTCGGATTGCGTGCGCGAAGCATGGGTTGAACCGCGAGCGGGTCGCGTTGCGGAGCGACCTGTTCCGGGCGCCGAGGGGACCTCAGGGGGAGTTGTTTTAAGGGGCGTGCCGGGTGGCGCGTGGCACGTGGCGCGGCGGATGGCGCGGCCGGCGACCCCCTTGGAACCTGCTGATACGGATCAGACCCGCCGTTCTGCTCCCCTCCCTGGAAGGGAGGGGTTGGGGGTGGGTCGGCTTCCGCGCATCCGAACCGTCGTGGCTCAATCAGGCCAACCCACCCCCTGCCCCTCCCTTCCAGGGAGGGGTGAAGTTCTGCCGTCGGGAGTGGCGAGACTCCGGACACCCTTCCACGCACCGCCGCTGCTCATTGGACCAAATTAAGTCCGCGTCGTCACGAAACATCCTTGGACTGCCAGAGCTCGATCGGGCTGCCTTCCGGATGTTGGATGCGCGCAAAGCGGCCGAAACCGGGCATGTCCCTTTCGGGATCGGTGATCACCACGATGCCGGCCGCGCGGAGCGTCGCGATCAGGCCATCGAGGTCGTCGACACGCAGATTGAGCATCCACGCCCGATCCGCGGGAAAATAATCGGCATCGACCGCGAACGGCGCGAAGACGCTCGGTCCGGCCTGCGTCTCCCACGATCCATAGGGCATCGAGCCGACGCCGAGATGCTCGACATACCAGGCGCGTATCACCTCCGGGTCAAGAGGCCGCCGACTCCGGTCACGCCCATGCCTGCCTCCAACGTCGCTTAGCTCAAGCCGATGCGACGATACCAGACCAGCACTGCAACGTGGCCGACAGACCGGACCGTTTCGGCTGCTTCTTGGCGGCGGGCTTCGGACGCTTCCGCCCCCCGCGCGGCCGCCAAAGCCGCCGGCCACAGCCGACCGGCGCGCCTAGTAGGCGCGGCCGATCAGGATGCGTTCGACCGCGGGTTCGCCCGTGAAGACGCACGCGCCGTCATCACACCCGGTCTGGCCCATCGGCGCATTGCGGATGGTGAGTTTCAGCGCCTTCAACCGCTCCACGACCTTGTCGAGCGCAGGCCCGGTAGGCTTCGACCAGCGCACGTCGACCCAGCCGGGGTTCTTCACGCCGTCCGCGAAATGCGCTTCGACCGCGGCGAAGTCGCTGGCGGGGACGATGTTGCCCTTCACCCGGTTCATCGATTCGACGTGGAGCGTCGCCTGCACGTCGTGCAGCATGCCCGAGACCTCCTCGACGAACGTGTCGCGCGCGACGGCGTTGCTGTCGAGCTTGCCGTCCTCGCGGTAGAGACGGTCGCGGCGGATGACCGTGACGTTGCCGCCGGCCACGTCGCGGCCGCCGACCTCGATCACGATCGGGGCGCCCTTCTTGACCCAGCCCCAGCGCTTGGTCGCGGCCTTGGCGGGCTTGAGATCGAGCAGCGCGCGGACCGGTTCGCCGAGCGCGGACTGCTTGGCGAGCTCGGCCTGGAGCGACTTGCAATAGTCAACGATCGCCGCGTCCTCGGGGACGTCGCGCAGCATGGGGACGATCACGACCTGCCACGGTGCGATCATCGGCGGCACGCGCAGCCCGTCGTCGTCGCCGTGGACCATGATGACCGCGCCGATCATCCGCGTCGACACGCCCCAGCTGGTGGTGTTGCACAGCTCGAACTCGCCGCCCGCATTCTGGAAGCGGATGTTCTGCGCGGACGCGAAGTTGGTGCCGAGGAAGTGCGAGGTGCCGGCCTGGAGCGCCTTGCCGTCCTGCATCATCGCCTCGATCGAATAGGTCGCGACGGCGCCGGGGAAGCGCTCGTTCTCGGGCTTCTCACCGGCGATGACGTGGACACCGAGGCATTCCTCCGCGAAGTCGCGATAGACTTCGAGCATCTTGAGCGTCTCGTCGCGCGCCTCGTCCGCGGTGGCGTGCGCGGTGTGGCCTTCCTGCCAGAGGAACTCGCTGGTGCGCAGGAACATGCGGGTGCGCATTTCCCAGCGGACGACGTTCGCCCATTGGTTGATGAGCACGGGCAGGTCGCGCCACGACTGGACCCAGCGCGCGAACGCCGCGCCGATGACCATCTCGGAGGTCGGGCGGACGACGAGGGGCTCCTCGAGCTTGGCCTCGGGATCGGGGATCAGCCGGCCGTACCCGTCGGCCTTAAGCCGGTGGTGCGTGACCACGGCCATTTCCTTGGCGAACCCGTCGACGTGCTCGGCCTCCTTCTCGAAGTAGGAGAGCGGGATGAAGAGCGGGAAATAGCAGTTCTCGTGGCCGGTCGCCTTGATCCGGTCGTCGAGCAGGCGCTGGATGCGCTCCCAGATGCCATAGCCCCAGGGGCGGATGACCATGCAGCCGCGGACGCCGGATTCCTCGGCGAGATCGGCTTCCGAGATGACGGCCTGGTACCAGGCGGAGAAATCCGCCTCGCGGGTGACGGGGAGTGCGCGCTTTATCATGGGGTGCGGATAGCGGGTGCGCGGGGGTTCGTCATCTCCTTCCCGTCATCCTGACGAAAGTCAGGACCCAGAGCCACGGGCGGTGTGGGTGGTATCCTGGGTCCTGACTTTCGTCAGGATGACGGGAGGTTTGTGACTGGATGACGGGGGTTTCGCGGACGTTTGGGGTGGGATGCCCGCCCTCCCCTCGCTAGGGACTAGGCATGCCAACCGACCGCATCCTTCCCGCCATCGGCATGCGGCTGCTGTCGGTCGTGATCTTCGCGCTGATGAACACCGCGATCAAGCTGGCCGAGCGGTACGGCGCGAGCGTGTCGGAGATCCTGTTCTTTCGGCAGTTCGGCGCATGTTTGCTGGTGTCGGGGGTGATCGCCGCCGGTCCGGGCCTGCCTTCTGTGGCGACCAAGCGGTTGCCGGCGCATGTCGTGCGCGCGGTGGTCGGGCTGTCAGCGATGGCGTTCACGTTCAACGGTATCGTTGCTTTGCCGCTGGCCGAGGCGACGACCATCGGGTTCACGGTGCCGATCTTCGCGACCATTCTCGGCGCGCTGGTATTGCGCGAGCCGACCGGGTGGCACCGCTGGGGTGCAGTCGCAGCCGGGTTCGCGGGTGTGCTGATCGTGGCGCAACCGGGGAGCGGCGATCACTTTCCGTTATGGGGTGCGGGGTGTGCGCTGGCGGGGGCGTTCGGGACGGCGAGCGTGTCGATCCTGTTGCGGCAGATCGGCAAGACCGAGAGCGCCCTGACCACGGTGTTCTGGTTCTCGGCGCTGTCGTTGATCCCGTTGTCGCTGTTCTATGCGCAGGCGGCGCAGTCGCATGATCTGGTCGCGTGGGTGTGTCTGGCGAGCGTCGGGATATTCGGTGGGCTGGCGCAGATCGCGATGACGACGTCGTTGCGGCTCGGGCCCGTGTCGGTGGTGGTGCCGATGGATTATTCGAGTTTGCTCTGGGCGACGTTGCTGGGGTGGCTGGTGTTCGACACGTTGCCGGCGGAGGCGACGTGGTTCGGGGCGCCGGTTATCGTCGCGAGCGGGTTGTATATCGTCTGGCGCGAGCATGTCCGGCGGCGGGAAGAGACTGAGCAGGCGATTGCTTGAGGCCGTAAAGGGAACGTCGACAACCGCCGTCATTCCCGCGGAGGCGGGAACCCAGACTGGCCGCCCTCTCGTCTGGATTACCGACGGTTGCCAGTATGGGTCCCCGCCTTCGCGGGGATGACGGTTCGGGTTAGCGGACTCGTGCCGTCTCCAGCATCCGCTTCGCACGAAGGTACATTTCGATGCGTTGGGTGGTGAACAGGCCTAGCGCCAGCGCGATCAGCATGTCGGTGATCGCGAACGCATCGAGGTTTAGCGTGTGGCCGTCGCCGATGACCGCGCGGGCGCCTGTGCGGAACGCGACGATCGCGACGATGAAGAGGACCGCGGCGGGCGACGAGGTCGTGTTGAGCGCATGGGTGTCGGGGTCGATCGTGATCCGCATCATCTTGCCGCG from Sphingomonas faeni encodes:
- a CDS encoding aminoacyl--tRNA ligase-related protein; the encoded protein is MIKRALPVTREADFSAWYQAVISEADLAEESGVRGCMVIRPWGYGIWERIQRLLDDRIKATGHENCYFPLFIPLSYFEKEAEHVDGFAKEMAVVTHHRLKADGYGRLIPDPEAKLEEPLVVRPTSEMVIGAAFARWVQSWRDLPVLINQWANVVRWEMRTRMFLRTSEFLWQEGHTAHATADEARDETLKMLEVYRDFAEECLGVHVIAGEKPENERFPGAVATYSIEAMMQDGKALQAGTSHFLGTNFASAQNIRFQNAGGEFELCNTTSWGVSTRMIGAVIMVHGDDDGLRVPPMIAPWQVVIVPMLRDVPEDAAIVDYCKSLQAELAKQSALGEPVRALLDLKPAKAATKRWGWVKKGAPIVIEVGGRDVAGGNVTVIRRDRLYREDGKLDSNAVARDTFVEEVSGMLHDVQATLHVESMNRVKGNIVPASDFAAVEAHFADGVKNPGWVDVRWSKPTGPALDKVVERLKALKLTIRNAPMGQTGCDDGACVFTGEPAVERILIGRAY
- a CDS encoding CcdC protein domain-containing protein; this encodes MQAQDAQGWISYAVTAVIIGIVFAVRWRRMSVVKPLKLERLWVFPALYAAVALYMFTMYPPHGFAWLFCAIALVMGAALGWQRGKMMRITIDPDTHALNTTSSPAAVLFIVAIVAFRTGARAVIGDGHTLNLDAFAITDMLIALALGLFTTQRIEMYLRAKRMLETARVR
- a CDS encoding PA0069 family radical SAM protein, with the translated sequence MKQARPVRGATLNGESRRFNLPQTEADGDWLDMREGIDGIAPKLRTTVTVETPRTIISRNASPDVPFERSINPYRGCEHGCIYCFARPSHAFHDLSPGLDFESKLFAKPSAAALLRAELSKPGYAVAPMALGTNTDPYQPIESDWRITRGIIEVLSETDHPLTITTKSDRVVRDLDLLAPMAAKGLAAVAMSITSLDPKVASTVEPRAPHPERRLAAVRKLADAGVPVYVSIAPVIPAITDHEIEHLIARAAEAGATRAFFIPVRLPHEVAPLFRAWLDEHFPDRAGKVMATIASLRGGKDNDPNFFTRMQGQGPWADLLGTRFRIACAKHGLNRERVALRSDLFRAPRGPQGELF
- a CDS encoding DMT family transporter; its protein translation is MPTDRILPAIGMRLLSVVIFALMNTAIKLAERYGASVSEILFFRQFGACLLVSGVIAAGPGLPSVATKRLPAHVVRAVVGLSAMAFTFNGIVALPLAEATTIGFTVPIFATILGALVLREPTGWHRWGAVAAGFAGVLIVAQPGSGDHFPLWGAGCALAGAFGTASVSILLRQIGKTESALTTVFWFSALSLIPLSLFYAQAAQSHDLVAWVCLASVGIFGGLAQIAMTTSLRLGPVSVVVPMDYSSLLWATLLGWLVFDTLPAEATWFGAPVIVASGLYIVWREHVRRREETEQAIA
- a CDS encoding VOC family protein, which codes for MIRAWYVEHLGVGSMPYGSWETQAGPSVFAPFAVDADYFPADRAWMLNLRVDDLDGLIATLRAAGIVVITDPERDMPGFGRFARIQHPEGSPIELWQSKDVS